Proteins from a single region of Pseudomonadota bacterium:
- a CDS encoding cytochrome c family protein, with protein MDGFELNKIMFAVLGSLLVIMLVSFISELAFHSSEPEVAGYSIDVPEETEVAGAEPEEMVSVLDLLATADVGAGEAAVRACSSCHSFEEGGPDGIGPHLWGVVNRPKGAVDGFGYSSAMDEVAAAGEAWGFEELDGFLANPRGYLSGTSMGFAGVRDVEDRADILAYLNSLQAEPIDLSTVSATQ; from the coding sequence ATGGATGGGTTTGAACTCAATAAAATAATGTTTGCGGTCCTTGGATCGCTTTTGGTGATCATGCTCGTCAGTTTCATTTCCGAACTGGCCTTCCACAGCAGTGAACCCGAGGTCGCCGGGTACTCGATTGACGTTCCCGAAGAGACTGAGGTTGCAGGCGCAGAACCTGAAGAGATGGTATCGGTGCTTGATCTGTTGGCGACCGCCGATGTAGGCGCCGGCGAGGCTGCGGTCCGTGCCTGTTCGTCATGCCATAGCTTTGAAGAAGGCGGCCCAGACGGCATCGGCCCCCATCTTTGGGGTGTCGTTAACAGGCCAAAGGGCGCGGTCGACGGGTTTGGCTATTCAAGCGCGATGGATGAGGTTGCAGCGGCTGGCGAAGCCTGGGGTTTTGAAGAGCTTGACGGATTCTTGGCCAACCCGCGCGGTTATCTTTCGGGAACGTCGATGGGTTTTGCTGGCGTGCGTGATGTCGAAGACCGTGCCGACATTCTAGCTTATTTGAACTCGCTGCAGGCGGAACCCATTGATCTAAGCACCGTTTCTGCCACGCAATAG
- a CDS encoding NlpC/P60 family protein, with protein sequence MQKPDPRRHPYCDKVAASYLRGQVEAERFSDGISMRVAATVTDIVAKPGASSRTSQALFGEVFIVYDETDGWAWGQLKTDGYVGWVRRQSIEPIAETPPTHMVSVPLTWATADSIKVIGRGPLLMGAQLSVASPDRPVKGSSARFVDTDAGTVPSGHISALQQSSSGWVETALRFLGFPYVWGGRSALGIDCSALVQLSLQQAGIAAPRDSDMQEAELGQSIDRREGIEPGDLVFWPGHVGIALPGEVLLHANAFTMQTSTEPLSDVESRIGVATKIKRLQ encoded by the coding sequence ATGCAGAAACCCGACCCGCGTCGCCATCCATACTGCGATAAAGTCGCGGCATCCTATCTGCGCGGTCAGGTCGAAGCAGAGCGTTTTTCCGACGGGATATCGATGCGGGTAGCGGCAACGGTCACGGACATTGTGGCGAAACCCGGTGCCAGCTCGCGCACATCACAGGCGCTCTTCGGCGAAGTCTTCATCGTTTATGACGAGACAGACGGATGGGCTTGGGGTCAGCTGAAAACCGACGGCTATGTCGGGTGGGTCCGAAGGCAATCCATTGAGCCGATAGCTGAAACGCCGCCGACGCACATGGTGAGTGTCCCGCTCACTTGGGCAACGGCGGATAGCATAAAGGTTATCGGGCGAGGTCCGCTTCTGATGGGTGCGCAACTGTCTGTTGCGAGCCCAGATCGACCGGTAAAAGGATCATCCGCACGTTTTGTCGACACAGATGCCGGCACTGTGCCATCCGGCCATATCTCAGCGCTCCAGCAGTCATCGTCTGGCTGGGTAGAGACTGCACTACGCTTCCTTGGGTTCCCCTACGTTTGGGGGGGGCGTTCCGCCCTTGGCATTGACTGCTCCGCCCTCGTTCAGCTTTCTTTGCAACAGGCCGGCATTGCCGCACCACGGGACAGTGATATGCAGGAAGCCGAACTGGGCCAGTCCATTGATCGTCGTGAAGGCATAGAGCCCGGCGACTTGGTTTTCTGGCCAGGACATGTCGGAATTGCCTTGCCAGGGGAGGTTCTCCTGCACGCCAACGCGTTCACCATGCAAACCAGCACTGAGCCCCTGTCAGACGTCGAAAGCCGCATCGGCGTCGCGACCAAGATCAAGCGGCTTCAATAA
- a CDS encoding glyoxylate/hydroxypyruvate reductase A, translated as MAATELGKIVLSVGDWSPQGWVTHLKNHVSENDLLFSDGLEVPNPEDCREVRYAFAWQTPDGFFANFPNLRAVLSTGAGVDHLATRTDLPKGTAIIRVIDPDLTGRVTAWTVMNVIAHHRQALAYLDLQQKARWKPLPQSSAHEVRVGLMGYGELGRSAGEVLKLLGYDLAAWSRTAKPNAAIPVYCGEDQLDHFLARTDILVCLLPLTEQTRGILNRSTFAKLAKDGVTGGPFVINGGRGGHQVEADLVAALEEGLLKGASIDVFHEEPLPSDNPLWHAPNLIITPHTAGMSAPEALVQGMVRNLIAFARGEPVDALVDRAVGY; from the coding sequence ATGGCTGCAACGGAGCTCGGTAAGATCGTTCTGAGCGTGGGGGACTGGTCTCCGCAGGGATGGGTCACTCATCTCAAGAACCATGTGTCCGAAAACGATCTTCTGTTCTCAGATGGGTTAGAGGTTCCCAACCCTGAGGACTGCCGAGAGGTTCGATACGCGTTTGCCTGGCAGACGCCCGATGGGTTCTTTGCCAACTTCCCCAATCTACGAGCCGTGCTTTCGACTGGCGCAGGCGTTGACCATCTGGCGACCCGCACCGACCTACCGAAGGGCACTGCGATCATCCGTGTTATTGACCCTGACCTGACCGGTCGCGTGACGGCGTGGACGGTGATGAACGTCATTGCCCACCATCGGCAGGCCTTGGCCTACCTCGATCTCCAGCAGAAAGCGCGTTGGAAGCCCTTGCCACAGTCGTCGGCTCACGAGGTCCGGGTCGGTCTGATGGGCTATGGAGAATTGGGCCGGTCGGCGGGTGAGGTGCTCAAGCTGTTGGGCTATGACCTCGCAGCATGGTCACGCACCGCGAAACCGAACGCGGCCATCCCGGTGTATTGCGGTGAAGATCAGCTCGATCACTTTCTCGCTCGTACAGATATTTTGGTCTGCCTGCTTCCACTGACCGAACAGACACGCGGCATTCTCAATCGTTCCACGTTTGCCAAACTTGCAAAAGACGGCGTCACAGGGGGTCCATTTGTGATCAACGGTGGACGTGGTGGCCATCAAGTTGAGGCCGACCTGGTCGCGGCACTCGAAGAAGGACTGTTGAAGGGCGCGAGCATCGACGTTTTTCACGAAGAGCCGCTGCCATCAGACAACCCTCTCTGGCACGCACCCAACCTGATCATCACGCCACACACCGCAGGTATGAGCGCGCCAGAAGCTTTGGTTCAGGGCATGGTGCGGAACTTGATCGCCTTCGCCCGTGGCGAGCCCGTTGATGCGTTGGTTGACCGGGCAGTCGGTTATTGA
- a CDS encoding 3-deoxy-manno-octulosonate cytidylyltransferase codes for MTKVLTLIPSRMASVRLPGKPLASIAGRPMILHVVDRAREAGLGEPVVATESEDIAAVVRSDGGIAALTDPEHPSGSDRIFEALTALDPNNQVDVVVNVQGDLPTLDPAFIRAAVRILDDPMVDIATLATEITSEDEKTNPNVVKAVATPIAERRLRALYFTRATAPSGDGPLYHHIGLYVYRRSALERFVQLPPSPLELRERLEQLRALEAGMRIDVAIVDGVPLGVDTPEDLLKAERALA; via the coding sequence ATGACCAAGGTTCTCACCCTGATACCGTCGCGCATGGCGTCCGTGCGCCTTCCTGGAAAGCCGCTTGCCTCAATCGCTGGCAGGCCAATGATCCTGCACGTTGTTGATCGGGCACGAGAAGCGGGTTTGGGCGAACCGGTCGTTGCGACCGAGAGCGAAGATATTGCGGCCGTGGTTCGGAGCGATGGCGGTATTGCAGCTTTGACTGACCCCGAGCATCCATCTGGTTCAGATCGCATCTTTGAAGCTTTGACCGCCCTCGATCCGAACAATCAGGTGGACGTTGTGGTCAACGTTCAGGGCGACCTGCCAACTCTGGACCCTGCGTTCATCAGGGCTGCGGTGCGGATTCTCGACGACCCGATGGTCGATATCGCGACGCTTGCCACCGAGATCACCAGCGAAGACGAAAAGACCAATCCGAATGTGGTCAAGGCGGTTGCGACGCCGATTGCGGAGCGAAGACTTCGGGCCTTGTACTTCACGCGAGCCACGGCGCCGTCTGGCGATGGCCCGCTCTACCATCATATTGGTCTGTACGTTTATCGGCGTTCAGCCCTCGAACGCTTTGTTCAACTTCCACCATCGCCCCTTGAACTTAGGGAAAGACTTGAGCAGTTGCGTGCGCTTGAGGCAGGTATGCGCATCGACGTAGCAATCGTTGACGGCGTACCACTGGGTGTTGATACTCCCGAAGACCTCCTCAAGGCTGAGCGGGCGCTAGCCTAA
- a CDS encoding prephenate dehydratase, giving the protein MRIVFQGEPGANSHIACKKTHPDAEAVACATFEDCFQMVAQGDAEMGMIPIENSVAGRVADIHHLLPHSQLHITGEYFLPIHHQLLGVGGASLDQIESAQSHVMALGQCRTFLRENALKAIVGADTAGAARQIAELGDPSKAAIASDLAADIYGLDILAADIEDEKHNTTRFIFLEKDAAELPTEQGPFVTAFLFRVRNVSAALFKALSGFATNSVNMTKLESYQTGGQFFASQFYAEIDGHPDERHVALAMEELRFFSAELRIIGTFPAHPYRQSILEPEENRALRPSPEV; this is encoded by the coding sequence ATGCGTATCGTTTTTCAGGGCGAGCCGGGCGCCAACTCGCATATAGCCTGTAAGAAAACCCATCCCGACGCTGAGGCCGTCGCATGCGCTACCTTTGAAGACTGTTTTCAGATGGTGGCCCAGGGCGATGCCGAGATGGGCATGATCCCGATCGAGAACTCGGTTGCAGGCCGCGTCGCCGACATCCATCATCTGCTGCCACACTCGCAGCTCCACATCACTGGCGAATATTTCTTGCCCATCCATCACCAGCTACTAGGTGTCGGCGGTGCGTCGCTCGACCAGATTGAGAGCGCGCAAAGTCATGTCATGGCTCTTGGGCAATGCCGGACATTCCTTCGGGAAAACGCTCTGAAAGCTATCGTTGGGGCCGACACAGCGGGTGCGGCTCGCCAAATCGCAGAATTGGGCGACCCGAGCAAAGCGGCCATCGCCTCTGATTTGGCCGCCGACATTTACGGATTGGATATTCTGGCCGCCGATATTGAGGACGAGAAGCACAATACCACGCGGTTTATTTTTCTGGAGAAGGACGCGGCTGAACTGCCCACTGAGCAGGGTCCCTTCGTGACGGCCTTTCTCTTCCGGGTGCGAAACGTATCGGCGGCTTTGTTTAAGGCTTTATCTGGGTTTGCCACGAACTCGGTAAACATGACCAAGCTCGAAAGTTATCAGACGGGCGGGCAGTTCTTCGCTTCTCAGTTCTATGCAGAAATCGATGGTCACCCCGACGAACGCCATGTTGCATTGGCGATGGAGGAACTGCGTTTCTTCTCGGCGGAGTTGCGCATCATCGGAACGTTCCCAGCGCACCCATATCGCCAGTCTATTCTGGAGCCCGAAGAGAACCGGGCTCTACGCCCCTCGCCGGAGGTCTAG